In Sphingobium baderi, a genomic segment contains:
- a CDS encoding replication initiator protein A, with amino-acid sequence MTTLPTTQGELFSLDSPLLTEVRGERSLMAYPFFALTKTAWMKPLAYRTDAVSIEIGPGPRGVATIYDKEVLLYIASLLVAKLDSGEKVSQDFYFTAHDLFRVTGVNSSARSYARLSDALERLQGTQIKTNIEAGGEGEAGFFSWLSEARLTYTKTRTGDRRLKAVRVRLCDWLYRAILRDREVLDYSPNYFQIGPVERRLYEVARASCANGAIDVDIEDLRLQIGYQNPVKNFRHALKGIAEEDSIPDYRIVLGDNTNEDVKRKRGPRAGSAKVTIIPRTTAPPC; translated from the coding sequence ATGACGACGCTCCCTACGACTCAGGGCGAGCTTTTCAGCCTTGATAGCCCGTTGCTCACCGAGGTCCGCGGCGAGCGATCATTGATGGCCTATCCATTCTTTGCGCTGACTAAAACGGCGTGGATGAAGCCGCTGGCCTATAGGACGGACGCCGTTTCCATCGAGATTGGGCCGGGTCCGCGCGGTGTCGCGACTATCTACGACAAGGAAGTCCTGCTTTATATTGCGAGTCTGCTTGTAGCAAAGCTCGACTCGGGCGAGAAAGTCTCGCAGGACTTCTACTTTACCGCGCACGACCTGTTTCGCGTAACCGGGGTCAACAGCTCAGCCCGATCCTACGCCCGCCTATCGGACGCGCTTGAGCGTCTGCAAGGCACGCAGATCAAGACCAACATCGAGGCTGGTGGCGAGGGCGAGGCGGGTTTCTTCTCCTGGCTCTCCGAAGCGCGGTTGACCTATACCAAGACGCGCACCGGCGATCGGCGTCTCAAGGCGGTCCGCGTCCGGCTCTGCGACTGGCTCTATCGCGCGATCTTGCGTGACCGGGAAGTTCTCGATTACTCGCCGAATTACTTTCAGATCGGGCCTGTTGAACGCCGTCTTTATGAAGTCGCGCGCGCTTCGTGCGCAAATGGCGCTATTGACGTCGATATCGAAGACCTACGTCTGCAAATTGGGTATCAAAATCCCGTAAAGAATTTTCGCCATGCTTTGAAGGGCATAGCGGAAGAGGACTCTATACCCGATTATCGCATCGTATTAGGTGATAATACCAACGAGGACGTTAAGAGAAAGCGCGGCCCTCGCGCCGGCTCCGCCAAGGTGACGATCATCCCGAGGACCACCGCACCCCCATGCTGA